GTTCACACGGCCGCGGGCGTCCATGTGCCACGCATATGCGGGGCACATGGACGGCTATGCGCCGCGGACGATGTCGCGCAGCACCGGCTTGCGCTCGATCTGGTGGACGGCCTCCACGAACCGCAGCGTGCCCGTCATCCGGCGCATGGCGACCGAATGCGTCACGGCCCCGCGCGGGGTGTAGCGGACGCCCCGGAGGAGGTCGCCGGTCGTGATGCCGGTGGCGGCGAAGATCACGTCATCCGCGCGGACGAGGTCCTCCAGGCGCAGCAGCCGATCGTGCGGGGCGAGGCCCATCGACTCGATGCGCTCCCGCTGCTCGTCGTCCTCCGGCCGGAGGCGTCCCTGGAAGTCGCCGCCGAGACACGCCAGCGCCGCCGCGGCCAGCACCCCCTCCGGAGCGCCCCCCGTCCCGAGCATGAGATCGATGCCCGTCTCCTCAAGGCCGGTGGACACGGCCGCGGCGACGTCGCCGTCGGAAATGAGGCGGATGCGGGCGCCCGCGCGCCGCACGGCCTCGATGATCCCCTGGTGGCGCGGACGGTCCAGCACGACGACCGTCACGTCCTCCACGGGCTTGCCCAGCGCCCGGGCGACGGCGCGCACGTTCTCCTCCGGCGGCGCGTCCAGCGACACGGCCCCTCGAGCGCCGGGGCCGACGGCGATCTTCTCCATGTAGCAGTCCGGGGCGCGCAGGAGCCCGCCGCGCGGCGCCATGGCCAGCACGGCGATGGCGCCCGGCAACCCTTTGGCGACGAGGTTCGTGCCCTCGACGGGGTCGACCGCCACGTCGGCCGTCGGCTCGGGATCCGGCGCGCCGCCCACGAGTTCGCCGATGTAGAGCATCGGCGCCTCGTCCATCTCGCCTTCGCCGATGACGACCTCCGCCCGCACGTCCACCGTGTCGAAGAGGCGGCGCATCGCGTCGACGGCGGCGGCGTCGGCTTCATCCTTCCGGCCGCGGCCCACCCAGCGGCTCGCCGCCAGCGCAGCCGCCTCTGTGACGCGCACCAGCTCCAGCGTAAGCTCCCGCTGCATCAGACCCGCCCGCTCGAACCGAAGAAGCGCATCTTTTCGCGGACGCGCTCCACCATGGCGTCGCGCCCGGGGCCCAGCACCTTGCGCGGATCGAGCTCGTCGGGGTTCTCCGCGAGCTTCTCGCGCATGGCCTGCAGAAAGGCCTGGCGCAATTCCGTGTCGATGTTGATCTTGGCGACGCCGAGGCGGATGGCCTCCTTGATCTGGTCCTCGGGAACTCCCGAGCCGCCGTGCAGCACGATGGGGATCCCGACGCGCTCGTGGATGGCCTGCAGGCGGGGGAAGTCCAGGTCCGGCCGCCCCTTGTACAGCCCGTGGGCCGTGCCGATGGCCACCGCGAGGTAGTCGACGCCCGTCTCCTTCACGAACCTCTCGGCCTCGTCCGGATCGGTGAAGAGCGCCTCCCGCTCCGAGACGACGATGTGCTCCTCCACGCCGCCGATCTTGCCGAGCTCGCCCTCCACGGAAACGCCCACCGCGTGCGCGATCTCGACCACCTTGCGCGTGCGGGCGATGTTCTCCTCAAGCGGGTACTTCGACCCGTCGTACATGAGGGAGGTCCAACCCTCGCGCAGGCAGCGGACGGCGACGTCGAAGTCGGTGCCGTGGTCCAGATGCAGCGCGACCGGCACCGTGGCCTTCGCGGCCGCGACCCTGACCATCGCCGCGAGGTAGTCGGCGCCGGCGTACTTGATCGCACCCTGGCTCGTTTGGACCATCACGGGCGAGCGCTCCAGCTCCGCCGCGGTGATGACCGCCTGAAGGATCTCCATGTTGTTGATGTTGAAGGACCCGATGGCATAGCCATCCCGGTGGGCCTGACCGATCAGATCGATGCCGGAGACGAGCGGCATGTTCGTTCCTCCTCGACTCGATTCACAAGGGTTGCGCGGGCGTCACGACGTCCAGGGCGGCAGGTCGCGGAACACGGCGGAGTTGCCCACGTAGGCTTCCGCCCATTCCTCGCGGTCCCCCACCTTGACCCGCACCGTGCGCCGGTAATATACGGGCGGATCTTCGTCAAACCCTTCGTAGTGGTCGAGAAAGCGCAAGTCGGCGTCGCCGAGGTCCCACAGCAGTCCTTCCACGGACGCCCCGGGCGTCTCGAGGATCACCGGGTAGCCCCGGCCGGTGTCGTAGCGCTGGTACCCTTCCAGCACCGCCGGCACCGGGTCCGGAAGACGGCGGTCGACGAGCGCCTCCAGGCGCCCCCTGCGCATCAGCGTTCCGTATGAAAAGAGCTTCACGGCAACACCTCCTTCGTGGGAGCCGCGCCGACCTCCGCCCCCGCGGCCTCGAGGGCCATGGCGGTGGCCGTCTGAATCTCCTGCGCGAGGGCGTACAGGCGGTTCTGCCGCGGGTTCAGCGCCCCGCCCAGGCTGACGAGGTCGCCCATCCGCTCAAAGAGGTCGAGGGCGAGCGGCCGCAGGCGGCGCCCCGTCGACGTGCGGAACGCGGCTTGCATCAGCCACTTGCGCGGGGGCACCGGCTCTTGGTCCAGAAGCAGGGCGATGGCCAGCGCGTGGGACAGGATCTGCAGCAGGTTGTCGCAGACGAGAAACGCCTGCCCGCGACGGATCGCCCACGCGAGCGACGCCTGCCGCTGGCGAAGCTGGGCGTAGCGCTGCTCGGCCTTCCGCAGCCAGACCTCCGGAGGCACGACGGGCGGCACCTCCCAGCGGTCGCGCAGAAAGCCGTGCGGGTCGTAGCACACGCGGCCGTAGCGGCGCAGGTACAGGGCATCGTCGTCGAACGCGGCCAGTTCCCGCTCGAAGGCCTGCCAATCCCGCGTGCGGTAGTGGAAGCGGCGCCCCGCGGCGCGCGCGCGGTGGACGAGCCCGTCCTCCCAGCGGGCGCCTTCCGCGCCAAAGCCGAACACGAAGAAGTCGAGCCCGGAGAAGGCGTCCGCATACGGCGTCACCGCCGACCCGCCCAGCACCACGGCGAGCGGTTGCGACGCCAGCGCAGGGTTCCGCTCGACAAACGCGGCGATCGTGCGGCGGCCTTCATCGACCCATTCGTCCAGGCGCTGACTCACGCGTCACGCTCCTCACTAGCCGAAGCGGTGCTGGACCCCGAACCCGCCCCGGGGGTACACCCAGTCGATGTTGCCGTACGGACATCCGATGCGGCAGGTGCCGCATTCCAAGCAAGCCTCATACGTGATGTCGATCTTGCGGTCCTTCTCATTCCAATGGTAGACGGCCGCGGGGCAGAAGTAGGTGCACCACTGCCCTTCGCACTTCAGGCAGACGTCGCGATCCTTGATGTTCAGGTGGGAGCGGTCGTCCGGCTTGTACCGGTTCAGAAACAGCTTCTCGTGAAGCTTCAGGGGCTTCATAGGCCGATCGACCTCCAGGCGTGCACCAGGTCGAGCCCCACCCGCCACAGCGGGCGCCGCTGGCGCACCAGGTCCAGCATCCGCCGGTGCTTCTCCTCTTTCGGCGTGCCGTCGACGGTGAAGAACTCGCGGGCCAGCGCGCTGGCCAGCTCGGGATACACCGTGAAGAACTGCGGGTTCCGCTCCATGAACGGAATGCTGTCGCGCAACCGGTACAGATCCTTGAGGATGAACGAATCGCGAAGCTTCTCCTGGTACGCGCTCAGCGAGCGGGCGGAGAAGTCGCCGCGCTTCTTCGCCTCGATGATCGCCTCGCCGGCGAGCTTCCCGGAGATCATCGCCATGTTCGACCCCTCGCGGTTCACCGCGTTGAGGAACCCGGCCGCGTCCCCGACGACGACGACGCCGTCGCCGACGAGACGCGGAAGGCGGTCATACCCCACCTCGGGGATGAGGTGCGCCATGTATTCCTGGGTCTCCGCGCCGCGGATGAGCGGCCGCACCGCGGGATGCTGCTTGAGCTCCTCGAGGATGTCGTTGATGTTCCACTTTCTTTCCACGAGCTGCGAGACCAGCGCGCCGACCCCGATGCTGAGCGTGTCCTTGTTCGTGTAGAG
The window above is part of the Clostridia bacterium genome. Proteins encoded here:
- the glpX gene encoding class II fructose-bisphosphatase encodes the protein MQRELTLELVRVTEAAALAASRWVGRGRKDEADAAAVDAMRRLFDTVDVRAEVVIGEGEMDEAPMLYIGELVGGAPDPEPTADVAVDPVEGTNLVAKGLPGAIAVLAMAPRGGLLRAPDCYMEKIAVGPGARGAVSLDAPPEENVRAVARALGKPVEDVTVVVLDRPRHQGIIEAVRRAGARIRLISDGDVAAAVSTGLEETGIDLMLGTGGAPEGVLAAAALACLGGDFQGRLRPEDDEQRERIESMGLAPHDRLLRLEDLVRADDVIFAATGITTGDLLRGVRYTPRGAVTHSVAMRRMTGTLRFVEAVHQIERKPVLRDIVRGA
- a CDS encoding class II fructose-1,6-bisphosphate aldolase, with translation MPLVSGIDLIGQAHRDGYAIGSFNINNMEILQAVITAAELERSPVMVQTSQGAIKYAGADYLAAMVRVAAAKATVPVALHLDHGTDFDVAVRCLREGWTSLMYDGSKYPLEENIARTRKVVEIAHAVGVSVEGELGKIGGVEEHIVVSEREALFTDPDEAERFVKETGVDYLAVAIGTAHGLYKGRPDLDFPRLQAIHERVGIPIVLHGGSGVPEDQIKEAIRLGVAKINIDTELRQAFLQAMREKLAENPDELDPRKVLGPGRDAMVERVREKMRFFGSSGRV
- a CDS encoding gamma-glutamylcyclotransferase yields the protein MKLFSYGTLMRRGRLEALVDRRLPDPVPAVLEGYQRYDTGRGYPVILETPGASVEGLLWDLGDADLRFLDHYEGFDEDPPVYYRRTVRVKVGDREEWAEAYVGNSAVFRDLPPWTS
- a CDS encoding DUF4037 domain-containing protein — protein: MSQRLDEWVDEGRRTIAAFVERNPALASQPLAVVLGGSAVTPYADAFSGLDFFVFGFGAEGARWEDGLVHRARAAGRRFHYRTRDWQAFERELAAFDDDALYLRRYGRVCYDPHGFLRDRWEVPPVVPPEVWLRKAEQRYAQLRQRQASLAWAIRRGQAFLVCDNLLQILSHALAIALLLDQEPVPPRKWLMQAAFRTSTGRRLRPLALDLFERMGDLVSLGGALNPRQNRLYALAQEIQTATAMALEAAGAEVGAAPTKEVLP
- a CDS encoding 4Fe-4S dicluster domain-containing protein: MKLHEKLFLNRYKPDDRSHLNIKDRDVCLKCEGQWCTYFCPAAVYHWNEKDRKIDITYEACLECGTCRIGCPYGNIDWVYPRGGFGVQHRFG